From one Culex quinquefasciatus strain JHB chromosome 3, VPISU_Cqui_1.0_pri_paternal, whole genome shotgun sequence genomic stretch:
- the LOC6042652 gene encoding REST corepressor isoform X1: MVLADRAVENVRNGRRSRGPSPNGHSATVVIAGGVTESSSDDENSRKNGNSSKATKAKSEYEEKIRVGRDYQAVCPDMVPAPERKPEQVNDRALLVWSPTKEIPDSKLEEYITVAKEKYGYNGEQALGMLFWHKHDLERAVLDLANFTPFPDEWTVEDKVLFEQAFQFHGKSFHRIRQMLPDKSIASLVKFYYSWKKTRSRTSVMDRQEKMKKNDSSENGSDHGSNEDSDDDKPATALAASASLASSTTHTAISGGSSATALTATNGTDSGEPGKPSSSASAAAATAEADLAGVDSGKVTGEAGGPVTNGNGVPSSAAPTSLNCSGCGVTCSELNATPQGNLCGSCYHHWRRTGVLRPTSGPTFMNKRARNSALLGKSGDSHKRRPPRGMYINHDDIVKLADSAQSGGGAGAAIGTGTGTGVGLTPDTTNLSVDLLAGMDREIVSLWSQIQLNKQAVSKLKATIEDTSAVIHPAEVQVVRFTSRWNNEELLLAVQGVRKFGRNFQAIADTIGTKTEAQLRTFYVNYRRKYNLDSVLKDYEEEQKLLLQEQLNITNNNNSKEDDSTTSVSELESAADTSSIAGDKLLELGKKPGEQDIMEIDLDDEMVNGKKAAETGEVGGTASTSALPTGSATGAGSTAATAAATVPPAADGTAMEVDDPVPDASAKVSESSSTIVIK; the protein is encoded by the exons AGAAAATTCGTGTCGGTCGCGACTACCAGGCCGTCTGTCCCGACATGGTTCCGGCGCCGGAACGCAAACCTGAACAGGTGAACGACCGAGCCCTGCTGGTTTGGTCGCCCACGAAGGAAATCCCGGACAGCAAGT TGGAGGAGTACATCACGGTGGCCAAAGAAAAGTACGGATACAACGGCGAACAGGCGCTGGGCATGCTGTTCTGGCACAAGCACGACCTCGAGCGGGCGGTGCTCGATCTGGCCAACTTTACGCCCTTCCCCGACGAGTGGACCGTCGAGGATAAGGTCCTGTTCGAGCAGGCATTCCAGTTCCACGGCAAGAGCTTTCACCGCATCCGACAAATG CTTCCGGACAAATCGATCGCCAGCCTGGTCAAGTTTTACTACTCGTGGAAGAAGACGCGCAGCCGGACCAGCGTGATGGACCGGCAGGAGAAGATGAAGAAGAACGACAGCTCCGAGAACGGAAGTGACCACGGCAGCAACGAGGACTCGGACGACGACAAG CCGGCAACCGCGCTCGCTGCATCCGCTTCGTTGGCCAGCAGCACGACCCACACGGCCATCAGTGGCGGTTCGTCGGCCACGGCCCTGACCGCTACAAACGGCACCGATTCGGGCGAGCCGGGCAAACCGTCGTCGTCGGCGTCGGCGGCGGCCGCAACCGCTGAGGCTGATTTGGCTGGGGTCGATTCTGGTAAAGTGACTGGCGAGGCCGGTGGTCCGGTCACCAACGGCAATGGCGTTCCGTCGTCGGCGGCCCCGACCTCGCTCAATTGTTCCGGGTGCGGCGTGACCTGCAGCGAACTGAACGCCACTCCCCAGGGGAACCTGTGCGGCAGTTGCTACCATCACTGGAG ACGAACGGGCGTGTTGCGTCCCACATCCGGTCCGACATTTATGAACAAACGCGCGCGCAATTCCGCCCTGCTCGGCAAATCCGGCGACAGCCACAAGCGTAGGCCCCCGCGGGGGATGTACATAAATCACGACGACATTGTCAAGCTGGCCGATTCGGCCCAGAGCGGAGGAGGCGCGGGCGCTGCGATCGGAACCGGAACCGGAACGGGCGTCGGTTTGACACCGGACACGACGAACCTCAGCGTCGATCTGCTGGCCGGGATGGATAGGGAAATTGTTTCGCTGTGGAGTCAGATTCAGCTCAACAAGCAGGCGGTCAGCAAGCTGAAGGCCACCATCGAGGACACGTCCGCGGTCATTCACCCGGCGGAGGTCCAGGTGGTGCGCTTCACGTCACGCTGGAACAATGAGGAGCTTCTGTTGGCGGTGCAGGGCGTTCGGAAGTTTGGTCGTAACTTTCAG GCGATTGCCGACACGATAGGCACGAAAACGGAAGCCCAGCTGCGCACGTTCTACGTCAACTACCGGCGCAAGTACAACCTGGACAGCGTCCTGAAGGACTACGAAGAGGAGCAAAAGTTGTTGCTGCAGGAGCAGTTGAACATCACCAACAATAACAACAGCAAGGAGGACGACTCGACGACGAGTGTGAGCGAGCTGGAGAGCGCAGCGGACACTAGTTCGATCGCCGGGGACAAGCTGCTGGAGTTGGGCAAGAAGCCGGGGGAGCAAGATATTATGGAG ATTGATCTCGACGATGAGATGGTGAATGGGAAAAAGGCCGCCGAAACGGGAGAAGTCGGTGGAACTGCTTCGACGTCAGCCCTGCCTACGGGATCTGCGACGGGTGCAGGAAGTACTGCTGCCACTGCCGCCGCCACTGTTCCTCCCGCTGCCGATGGAACGGCCATGGAGGTGGACGATCCGGTTCCGGACGCTAGTGCGAAGGTGTCCGAAAGCAGCAGCACGATCGTCATCAAGTAA